Below is a window of Halogeometricum rufum DNA.
CATCGACTCGGGGATGATGCAGCGAGCGTTCGGCATCGTGATGGACCTCGGCGGCGACTTCGACGTCGAGGAGTTCACCGTCGGGAAGTCGAAGACGAAGGAGTCGTACTGCCGGATGGCCGTCACGGCCGAGACGGACGACGACTTACAGGAGATACTGCACGAACTCCACCAGATCGGCGCGAACCTCACGGACCCCGTGGACGCGCACGTCGAACCCGCCCCCGCCGACCGGGTCGTCCCCCACGGCTTCTACTCGACGACCAACCACCCGACGAAAGTCCGCTACGAGGGCGAGTGGGTCGAGGTCGACGACATCGAGATGGACTGCGCCATCGTGCTAGAGGAGACGGACGGCGGCGTCCGCGCGTACACGAAGGTGCTGAACGCCATCGAGGAGGGCGACCGCGTCGTGACCGACGAGGCGGGCATCCGCGTCGAACCGCCGGAACGCCCCCGCGACTCGTCGGGGCCGTTCGGCTTCATGCAGGGCGGCGTCTCCTCGGAGCGACCCTCCGAGTCGCTCATCAGGGAGGTGGCCGACGCGTTGGAGGCGACGAAGGAGCAGGGCGGGAAGGTGCTCGTCGTCGCCGGACCCGCACTCATCCACGCGGGCGCGGGCGACGACTTAGCGCGTCTGGTTCGGGAGGGCTACGTCGACATGATCTCGGCCGGCAACGGCTTCGCCACGCACGACATCGAACGCGGTCTGTACGGGACCTCGCTCGGGATGGACATGGAGACGATGGAACACCCCCGGAAGGGCCACAAACACCACATCTACACCATCAGCGAGGTCATCCGCGCGGGCGGTATCGAGGAGGCGGTCGAAGAGGGACTCATCGGGAGCGG
It encodes the following:
- a CDS encoding ornithine cyclodeaminase — encoded protein: MTATRTVELEGHIIDSGMMQRAFGIVMDLGGDFDVEEFTVGKSKTKESYCRMAVTAETDDDLQEILHELHQIGANLTDPVDAHVEPAPADRVVPHGFYSTTNHPTKVRYEGEWVEVDDIEMDCAIVLEETDGGVRAYTKVLNAIEEGDRVVTDEAGIRVEPPERPRDSSGPFGFMQGGVSSERPSESLIREVADALEATKEQGGKVLVVAGPALIHAGAGDDLARLVREGYVDMISAGNGFATHDIERGLYGTSLGMDMETMEHPRKGHKHHIYTISEVIRAGGIEEAVEEGLIGSGIMYECVRNDVPYVLAGSIRDDGPLPDTITDAVEAQKAIREQAHEADMVLMLSTLLHSVAVGNCLPSTTKVVCVDINPATVTQLLDRGSSQAIGMVTDIGTFVPTLADEILTGESAVTDGGDAEGDGGNDRGDSESDDSRGGHCPGR